From the Malus domestica chromosome 17, GDT2T_hap1 genome, one window contains:
- the LOC139193429 gene encoding disease resistance protein RPV1-like, translating into MKELSKLCLGGTAIKELPASILNLTSLVTLNLNDCRELESLPSSISHMKSLTYLDVSGCSKLEKFPEILEVMKELSKLCLDGTAIKELPASILNISSLVTLKLNDCRELESLPSSISHMKSLEYLDVSGCSKLEKFPEILEVMKELSKLCLGGTAIKELPASILNLTSLVTLKLNDCRELESLPNNISHMKSLEYLHVSGCSKLEKFPEISEVMKKLSELCLDGTAIKELPASILNLTSLVTLKLNDCRELERLPSSISHMKSLKHLDVSGCSELEKFPKISEVMKKLSELCLGGTAIKELPASILNLTSLDTLNMNDCRELESSKQHFSHEISYIP; encoded by the coding sequence ATTAAGGAGCTGCCTGCTTCTATTTTAAATCTCACCAGTCTTGTTACTTTGAATCTGAATGATTGCAGAGAACTTGAGAGTCTTCCAAGCAGCATTTCTCACATGAAATCTCTTACATACCTTGATGTTTCTGGATGCTCAAAGCTTGAGAAGTTTCCAGAAATTTTAGAGGTTATGAAGGAGCTATCTAAGCTTTGTTTGGATGGCACTGCAATTAAGGAGCTGCCTGCTTCTATTTTAAATATCTCCAGTCTTGTTACTTTGAAGTTGAATGATTGCAGAGAACTTGAGAGTCTTCCAAGCAGCATTTCTCACATGAAATCTCTTGAATACCTTGATGTTTCTGGATGCTCAAAGCTTGAGAAGTTTCCCGAAATTTTAGAGGTTATGAAGGAGCTATCTAAGCTTTGTTTGGGTGGCACTGCAATTAAGGAGCTGCCTGCTTCTATTTTAAATCTCACCAGTCTTGTTACTTTGAAGTTGAATGATTGCAGAGAACTTGAGAGTCTTCCAAACAACATTTCTCACATGAAATCTCTTGAATACCTTCATGTTTCTGGATGCTCAAAGCTTGAGAAGTTTCCAGAAATTTCAGAGGTTATGAAGAAGCTATCTGAGCTTTGTTTGGATGGCACTGCAATTAAGGAGCTGCCTGCTTCTATTTTAAATCTCACCAGTCTTGTTACTTTGAAGTTGAATGATTGCAGAGAACTTGAGAGACTTCCAAGCAGCATTTCTCACATGAAATCTCTTAAACACCTTGATGTTTCTGGATGCTCAGAACTTGAGAAGTTTCCAAAAATTTCAGAGGTTATGAAGAAGCTATCTGAGCTTTGTTTGGGTGGCACTGCAATTAAGGAGCTGCCTGCTTCTATTTTAAATCTCACCAGTCTTGATACTTTGAATATGAATGATTGCAGAGAACTTGAGTCTTCCAAGCAGCATTTCTCACATGAAATCTCTTATATACCTTGA